In Alteribacter lacisalsi, a genomic segment contains:
- a CDS encoding thioredoxin domain-containing protein, with translation MRLAIYGTFFTVALAAVIFIMFQPPSEQITASSSIDMIHNKNSVLSFGDQDAPVSIVEYSSFQCPNCRTLHENTGSLLKEKIADGTVHYTFKHVAFEHFAFDNVIFEHVTEENSADLETVSHIFSSQPAWSNYSDAADVLKDLKLNSPAGEIDERQVEMEQAMWEFEELGLRGVPTMFINGRQFSGSYDEAFIRNIIEEESR, from the coding sequence AGACTCGCAATATACGGCACCTTCTTTACTGTCGCACTCGCTGCTGTTATTTTTATTATGTTTCAGCCTCCTTCCGAACAAATTACAGCGTCCAGTTCCATTGATATGATCCATAATAAGAACTCCGTGCTTTCGTTCGGCGATCAGGATGCACCGGTTTCCATTGTCGAATACTCAAGCTTTCAATGTCCAAACTGCCGAACACTTCATGAAAACACAGGGTCTCTGCTTAAAGAAAAGATTGCAGACGGTACTGTGCACTACACATTTAAGCATGTAGCTTTTGAACATTTTGCCTTTGATAACGTTATTTTTGAACATGTGACTGAAGAGAATTCGGCGGATCTTGAAACCGTATCACATATCTTTTCTTCACAGCCTGCCTGGTCCAACTATTCGGATGCTGCCGACGTTCTTAAAGATCTTAAACTTAACAGCCCTGCAGGTGAAATCGATGAGCGTCAGGTGGAAATGGAGCAGGCTATGTGGGAATTTGAAGAGCTGGGTCTCCGCGGGGTGCCAACTATGTTTATTAATGGCAGACAATTTTCAGGAAGCTATGATGAGGCGTTTATCAGAAACATCATTGAGGAGGAGAGCCGGTAA